Proteins from one Blastocatellia bacterium genomic window:
- a CDS encoding PrkA family serine protein kinase produces MDIAELLERHRQEREKLRWEGTFREYFELVTQNPKIARLAHARICDMILAAGVEKINEGQPNEITRYKFFSKELFGIDEAIEKIVEYFKSAAQRLEVRKRILLLMGPVGGGKSTIVTLLKRGLEQYTRTDEGALYGIKGCPMHEEPLHLIPHDLRPEIERHYGIYIEGDLCPRCQYNLEHVYHGRHEDVLVERIVFSEKERIGIGTFSPSDPKSQDITELTGSVDLAVIGEVGVESDPRAYRFDGELNIANRGIMEFIEMLKCDEKFLYSLLTLSQEQSIKTGRFAMIYADEVIVSHTNENEYNAFVANKKNEALQDRIIVIRVPYNLRVSDEERIYKKLLDQSEAPKHVHIAPYTLRVAAMFAVLTRLHPSKRQNIDLIKKMKLYDGQDVDDFKAKDVKELREEAEREGMEGISPRYIINRLSSALVRDGITCLTPIDALRAIRDGFDQHTGISAEDRERYMNLIAMVRKEYDEIAKNEVQRAFVYSFEEMARTLCDKYLDNVEAYCNKEKLKDPITEEEVDPDEKLMRSIEEQIGISENAKNAFRQEILIRISSYARKGRTFDYKSHERLREAIEKKIFADLKDVVRITTTSKTADPDQLRRLNEVIDRLIREHGYCSVCANELLNYVGSLLSRA; encoded by the coding sequence CTGGACATCGCCGAGCTTCTGGAACGGCATCGTCAGGAGCGCGAGAAGCTCCGATGGGAGGGCACCTTCCGGGAGTATTTCGAGCTGGTGACGCAGAATCCCAAGATCGCTCGCCTGGCGCACGCGCGCATCTGCGATATGATCCTGGCCGCTGGCGTGGAGAAGATCAACGAGGGCCAGCCCAACGAGATCACGCGCTACAAGTTCTTCTCCAAGGAGCTGTTCGGCATTGATGAGGCCATCGAGAAGATCGTCGAGTACTTCAAATCAGCGGCGCAGCGTCTGGAAGTCCGCAAGCGCATCCTGCTGCTGATGGGGCCGGTGGGCGGCGGTAAGTCCACCATCGTCACCTTGCTCAAGCGCGGGTTGGAGCAGTACACTCGCACCGATGAGGGCGCCCTCTACGGGATCAAGGGCTGCCCCATGCACGAGGAGCCGCTGCACTTGATCCCCCACGATTTGCGCCCGGAGATCGAGCGCCACTACGGTATTTACATCGAGGGCGACCTCTGCCCGCGGTGCCAGTACAATCTCGAACACGTATACCATGGCCGACACGAGGATGTCCTGGTCGAGCGTATTGTCTTCTCCGAGAAGGAGCGCATCGGCATCGGGACCTTCTCCCCGTCGGACCCGAAGAGCCAGGACATCACGGAGCTGACGGGGTCGGTGGACCTGGCCGTCATCGGCGAGGTCGGCGTGGAATCCGATCCCCGCGCCTACCGCTTCGATGGCGAGTTGAACATCGCCAACCGGGGCATCATGGAGTTCATCGAAATGCTCAAGTGCGACGAGAAGTTCCTCTATAGTTTGCTCACCCTCTCGCAAGAGCAGTCCATCAAGACCGGGCGCTTCGCCATGATCTACGCCGATGAGGTCATCGTCTCGCACACGAACGAGAACGAGTACAATGCCTTCGTCGCGAATAAGAAGAACGAGGCGCTGCAAGATCGCATCATCGTGATCCGGGTGCCCTATAACTTGCGCGTGTCCGATGAGGAGCGGATCTACAAGAAGCTCCTCGATCAGAGCGAAGCTCCCAAGCACGTGCACATCGCGCCGTACACGCTGCGCGTGGCTGCGATGTTCGCTGTGCTCACGCGCCTGCACCCCTCCAAGCGCCAGAACATTGACCTCATCAAGAAGATGAAGCTCTACGATGGCCAGGACGTGGACGATTTCAAGGCCAAGGACGTGAAGGAGCTGCGCGAGGAAGCCGAACGCGAGGGGATGGAGGGCATCTCGCCGCGCTACATCATCAATCGGCTCTCCAGCGCCTTGGTGCGCGATGGGATCACATGTCTGACCCCCATTGACGCGCTGCGCGCCATCCGCGATGGGTTCGATCAGCATACGGGCATCTCCGCCGAGGATCGGGAGCGCTACATGAACCTCATCGCCATGGTTCGGAAGGAATACGACGAGATCGCCAAGAACGAAGTCCAGCGCGCCTTCGTCTATTCGTTCGAGGAGATGGCCCGCACCCTCTGCGACAAATATCTCGATAACGTCGAGGCCTATTGCAATAAGGAGAAGCTCAAGGATCCGATCACTGAGGAGGAGGTTGATCCCGACGAGAAGTTGATGCGCTCGATCGAGGAACAAATCGGTATCTCCGAGAACGCGAAGAACGCTTTCCGGCAGGAGATCCTCATTCGCATCTCCAGTTACGCGCGCAAAGGGCGGACATTCGACTACAAGTCGCACGAGCGCCTGCGCGAAGCGATTGAGAAGAAGATCTTCGCCGATTTGAAGGACGTCGTGCGCATCACGACGACGAGCAAGACGGCTGATCCGGATCAGCTTCGACGCCTCAACGAGGTGATCGATCGGTTGATCCGAGAGCATGGGTATTGCTCCGTCTGCGCCAATGAGTTGCTCAATTACGTCGGCTCCTTGCTCTCCCGCGCCTGA
- the truB gene encoding tRNA pseudouridine(55) synthase TruB codes for MELHGILVIDKPAGLTSHDVVQRVRRALRMRRIGHTGTLDPIATGVLVLCVGKAARLQRFLTARDKEYRARVRLGFATETHDATGKPTTPLRETASITEADIERVLAEFRGEYEQIPPMYSAKKKGGVRLYKLARRGQSVERAPIRVRIEELELVEEDGAKIRRFEDGTAEFTMRVRCSAGTYVRTLAHDIGQRLGCGAHLHGLVRTAVGEFTLAQALSLETFEALAREGRAAEALIPLSEALPEMPALRLSELDVRRVLHGHAIPGRGFQHRTYVRLLDAWGRLVAVGESEPERGRIQPRVVLEP; via the coding sequence ATGGAACTGCATGGCATTCTGGTCATTGATAAGCCAGCGGGGCTGACTTCGCACGATGTCGTGCAGCGGGTGCGACGCGCGCTGCGGATGAGACGGATCGGGCACACGGGGACGCTCGATCCGATCGCGACCGGCGTGCTCGTGCTCTGCGTGGGGAAGGCCGCGCGGCTGCAGCGCTTCCTCACGGCGCGCGACAAGGAGTATCGCGCGCGCGTGCGTCTGGGATTCGCTACAGAGACGCATGACGCGACGGGGAAACCGACGACCCCGTTGCGCGAGACCGCGTCCATCACGGAAGCGGACATCGAGCGCGTGCTCGCCGAATTTCGGGGAGAGTACGAGCAGATTCCGCCCATGTACTCGGCCAAGAAGAAAGGGGGCGTTCGCCTTTACAAATTGGCGCGACGTGGCCAGTCGGTGGAGCGCGCGCCCATTCGCGTGCGAATTGAAGAGTTGGAGTTGGTGGAGGAGGACGGGGCTAAGATTCGTCGCTTTGAGGACGGAACGGCAGAATTCACGATGCGCGTGCGCTGTTCGGCCGGAACCTACGTGCGCACGCTGGCCCATGACATTGGGCAGCGCTTAGGCTGCGGCGCCCATCTGCACGGATTGGTGCGAACGGCCGTGGGCGAGTTCACGCTCGCGCAGGCGCTCTCGCTCGAGACCTTCGAGGCGCTCGCCCGAGAGGGGCGGGCGGCCGAAGCCCTCATTCCGCTTTCGGAGGCTCTGCCGGAGATGCCCGCACTGCGGCTCTCGGAGTTGGATGTGCGCCGCGTGCTCCACGGCCATGCCATCCCAGGACGCGGGTTCCAGCATCGAACGTATGTCCGACTTCTGGACGCATGGGGGCGGTTGGTGGCCGTCGGTGAGAGCGAGCCCGAACGTGGCCGGATCCAACCGCGCGTGGTGCTTGAGCCGTGA